The Thermomonospora amylolytica sequence TCCAGGGGCGCGTCCGAGACCCGGTCGGTGGACGGCAGCACGGACTCGACCATCGCGCGGCCGGCCTCGGTCAGGGTGGACGCCACCTCGGCGACCAGCTCGGGGCGGTTGATCACATGCCGCGTGAGCAGGCGGGTCGCGATGGCCTGCTTCTCGAACAGGCTGGGCACATCGGTTTGCTCCGCGTCGTCCCTGAGGGTGACGGCGGCCTCGGCCAGCATCCGCAGCGCCCGGACCGGGAACCGGTCCATCATCGTCCGCAGCGCCGACCGGCTGTCCTCCTTGTAGAGCCCCTCGTCGAGCATGGCCTGGAACGCCTCGTCGGTGGGGAGCAGGCCGATCGCTTCCAGAGGCCGTTTGCGGTGGCCCGTGTGAAAAGGCCTGTCCAGGACCCCGGTGAGGACGGGCAGCGCGTCCGTGCCGAGCCCGTCGAGCAGGGTCGCGACCTCCTCGTCGCCGAGCGGGTCCCGTACCGTGGCCTCCGGCCCGAGGATCTCCAGGTGCTCGGCGGTGCCGATGGTCAGCAACAGCGTGCGCAGGCCCTCGGGCGTGTATCCCCGCGAAGGGGGCGGGATCTCCGCGCAGCACTGCGTGACCCAGTCATGGCGGGTCGGGACGAGGTAGGACACCAGGAGCCGGCGTCCCTGGGCGTCCCGGTACGCCTCCAGACGCTCCACTGCCCTGGCGTACTCGGCGTCGTCCGCGCAGGCCAGCAGGGTCCGGACGCGGCGCGCGCAGCCGCCGGCGAGATCCGACATCATGTCGTACTTGTAGCGGACGGCGGCGAGCCAGGTGTCGCGCCACGGACCGCCCGGCAGTCGCGTGACGTGGACCGAGGCCAGCTCAACGACCGCGCACGCGGCGAACGTCGGCCCGTACTCGGCCGCCCACGCGTCCGCGAAGGTCCTCAGGGTGTTCTCCCGGGAGAAGACCGGGACCTCCAGCGTCGCGACCAGCGCGACCACCGCCGCCCCTGCCGGGTCCGCGTCCCCCTTCAGATGGCGCTGCGCCCGCTCGGCCAGATCGCCCTCACGGGCCTGCGCCTGCAGCGCCTCGAACGCCTCAGCCGACTTCTCCACCAACGTGCGCGCCCGCGCGACCGCTCTGGTCGTGACCTTGGCGTTCGCGGCGACCCGGCCACCCCGTCGCGGATGAACCCACCGGTGCCAGCTCTCCGGGATGACCAGGACGTCCTCATCTCCCATGGCGCATCACCGTAGAGCAGCCGACCGACAAAACACCCGAACCTCGCCCACCGCACATCCACCGGGATACGCCCGTCCCTCACCGGCCGGGGTCGGTGCGGGTCGCGGGGCGATGACCGGCGGACGTCGGCGTGCCATCGCCGTCGCGCCGCCCCACACGAGGGCGGCGCGGGCGAGGCGTCCCTCGGGCCGGTGTCATGGTCCGTTCACGGCGCGACGGCCGCCTCGGCCAGCATGGTCAGGTCGGCCAGCACCTCCGACGCGACGGCCGCGGGCAGCAACCCGAACGTCAGCGGGGTGCCCCTGCTGGGCCAGTAGTCGTCGGGTTCGGGGGCGATCCACACGTACTCCAGGGTCTGGTGGTCGCCGGTCGCGTCCAGCGCACCGACCGCGAAGCCCGGATCCAGGTCGATCACGACGTGCACGTCGTCGGCGACGCGCCGGGAGATCCACCGTTCGACCCCGGCGTCCAGCGGTGTGCCGCGTTCCCAGCCGCGCCGCACCAGTGCCAGCACGTCGCCGTAGGGCACCTTGAGGCCCTCGAACCGCTCCAGCCGCCCGGACGCGCGCTCCTCGTCGGTCAGCGCGTGGACCGTGCGGGTCAGCTGGGGGAACGGCTGGGTCAGCGCGTAGTCGGAGAACACCTCCAGCCACGCCTTGACGGCGTCCTCACCGAGGTCCACCGGGTGGGCGACGCGGACCTTCGCGGTCTCCGGGAGCACGAACGCGTCGTCCTCGACGTCGGCGAGGGTGCGGTCCTCGGCGATCCGGAACTGGGTCGTCGTTCCGCCGTCCTCACCCAGCCACACCAGCCGCCGGGCGATGTGCCATACGAGCGGGTGCTCCACGATGTACCGGCGGAACTCGTCCGCCGGCCAGGTGCGTCCGAACGTCATCGCCCGCTCCATCCGCTGGAGCTGGCCGGACGCGATCGTGCGGACGTCCTTCTTGAGGGCGGCGAAGCGTTTGCAGGCGGCGGGGGCCAGCTCCGGGTCGTCCTTGGCGCCCGGCTTGGGCAGCGCCTTGCGGGGCCTGCCGTCCTCGTCCGCGATCACGGGCTTGAGCTGCTCGTCGAAGCCGACGACGAACCGGCGGGGGCCGTAGTCCAGGGTCAGCCGGCCGCCGTCGTCCAGGCCGAGGGCGGGCACGAGCCGGTCGGCGAGCTGCTCGGCGGTGAGCCCGAGCGCGTCGGCGACCTGGCCGACCTTGCGGCGGGCCTCCTCACGCAGGCCCTTGAACCTGACCTTGTCGGCGATGCCGTTCAGGTGCATCAGCGCCACGTCGGTGCCGATCTCGGTGAGCACGTCCAGGCCGGTGACCGCGTGCTTGTGCCCGCCCTCCCCGGGCCAGGCCCGGATGATCGGGGTCAGCCTGCGCACCGTCTCGTCGTCGCCGGTCCGGCCGAGCTGCCGGAACGCCCAGCCGTCCGCCGACGGGGCGCCGTGGTCCCGCCACGCCGCGAACAGCGCCCAGCCGAACTCCGCGAGCGAGTCCGGATCGCACGCCTGCCGGATCTCCTCCATCCGGTACGGCACGGGCAGGGCCAGCACCTCGACCAGGATCCGGACGGCCTCGGCGGGCAGGGCGTGCTCCCGGCCGCGCAGCAGCACCTGGGGCAGCGTCGCGGGCTGCACCCAGTCGCCGATCTTGGGCGGACCGGCGGTGCCGGTCTGCGCCGGATGGGCGCGCAGCACCGACTCCAGCGCGCCGGCGGCCTCGTCCCCATGGGCGGCCCGCGCGGCCTCGACCACGTCGTCGAGCCCGTGCCGGGCCGCGATGTGGCGCAGGGTGTGCTCGGCCGACCGGCGTGGCCCGGCCGTCTTGCCCAGCACTGCCGGCACCAGCAGCGGCACCGCGGCCGTCCCGTGCCGGTCCAGCCAGGCGCGGGCGGCGTCCGGCGCCTTCTTCCCCTGGGCCAGCCAGTCGCCCATCAGCAGTGCGACCTCGGCGGTGCGGAACGGCACCAGCGTGCCGCCGAGGCGCAGCGGGTCCCGTCTGGCCATGCGAAGCATCGACGGCAGCGCGTCCAGCTCGAAGCGGGCGGCGAGCAGCGACAGCCAGACATGGCTGCGGTAGGCGTCCAGGTGGGGGTCGAACTCCACCAGGAGCGGCCGGACCAGCTCCACCGGCCCGTACACCAGCGCCTGGACCAGTCCGATCCTGCGTCTGCTGCTCTGGTGGCCCGCAGCGTAGGCCTCCCAGTCCGGGTCCTCCGGAGCGTCGACGCGGTGCGGGCTGCGGAGCCATTCCTCCCGCTCGCCCTCGGCCCAGACCACCTCCGTCACGGGTGACCGCAGGCCGGTGACGACCGGCCGGATCGGGTTCTCCCACGGCCGTTCGGTCAACGCCGCGGGCACCGCCTCCGGCGGGGCGTCCGGGACCCGCTCCGATGTCGCCGTGAGCGGCTCCACCACCGCCCGGACCTCGGCGGGCAGTTCCGGCAGCACCGACCTGACCAGCTCGGGATTGAGGGTGACGTGCTCGCCCAGCAGCGCCTTGGCATCGGCCGTCTGCGCCGCCGCCAGCAGGCGCAGCGCCCGCACCGGGAAGCTCTTCACCGCCGTGCGCAGCCCGGCCCGCGCGTACCGGTCCGCCGACCGTTCCAGCAGCGTCCCGAACGCCTGGTCCGACGGCAGCACCGCGATCGTCTCGAAGATGAGCCTGCGCTCATCGCTGTCCGGATACGAGTGGTCGAGGTTGTGCACCAGGAGGTCCAGCGCGTCCGCGCCCAACCCGTCCGCCAGGGTCGCCAGCAACGCCCGGGAGCAGTCCCCCCAGCAGAACGTTTTGAACAAGTCGTCCAGAGCGGCGAGCTGGTCGGCCGTGCCGAGCGAGTGGAACAGCAGCCACCTGGAGTCCCCGCCCCACGCATGTTCCGGAGGGTCGGCGCAGCACTCGTTCACCCAGTCGAGCCGGGTCGGCACCAGGTAGGAGACCACCCAGCGCGCCGCCGGGGTGTCCCGGTGGGCCGCCAGCCGCTCCACCGTCTCCTCGTAGGTCGGCTCGTCCGCCTGCGCCAGCAGCGTGCGGGCCCGGCGCAGCGGCTCCGTTCCCACCGCCTGCGAAATGGTCCGGTCGGTGCAGCGCTCCACCCCGATCCAGGTGCCCCTCCAGGGCCCGTCAGCGGCGGCCCTCCGCATCGCGACGGTCCGGCAGGCCTCCACCAGCGCACAGACGGCGAACGGCAGCCCGTGCTCGACGACCCATGCGTCGAGGAACGGCCCGTACACCTTCTCGGTGCCTCCGGTGCCCAGCAGGGTGACCGCCGCGATCGCCGCCGCCCCCGCCGGATCGGGCTTCCCCTCGAGATGCCGCCGGGCCGCCTCCGCCAATCCCCGGTCCCCATACCGGCCGGCGAACAACGTCTCGACGGCACCGCCGGTCTTCTCGATCAGTTCGGCAACGACCCGACCCGCTCGCCGGTTCGGTGTGACCGCGGGAACGGGCGCGCCGCCGCGCCGGGGATGCAGGGACCGCAGCCACGAATCCGGGATGACGAGAACGTCCTCGTCGGGGAGCCGATCTTCCATGGCGCACAACGTAGGGGACGGGTGCGACAAAAGCCCGGAGATCGGCTTTAGCCGAGCAGCCGGACCGCGTCCCCGCGTTCCACCCGTCCCGGGCGCACGACCTCGGCGTAGACGCCGGCGCACGGACGCGGTCCCAGCTCGGGCACCGGCACGACCCGGTTGCGCTCGGCCGGAACGCGCAGCGCGTCCGCGTCGCGGGGCAGTCCGCCGTGCTCCAGGGTCGGGATCGCGCATCTGGGCGTGCACACCAGGACCCGCAGCACCGCCTCCGAGCCGACCGCCAGCTCACGCCCCACCCAGTCGTTCTCCACGAACCCCGAGCCGGCGGTCCGGATCACCAGGTTGGGCCGGTAGCGGGCCGCCTCCACGGCGCCGCGTGGACTCGCCGCCCCGATCGCCGCCAGCGTCGACGTGGTGATCAGGTGCACCGGCGCGAAGTCGACGAACGTGCCGCCCGCCAGCGGAACCTCCTCGACCGCCGTGCGCGCCGCCACCCCGGCGGCCAGCACCTGCTCGGGAACGGCCCGTTCCAGCGTCGCCCCCGCGGGCACCTCCCGGACGAGCTCCACCGGCCGCCCCAGCACCTCGGACAGCCGCCGGTCGACGTCGGGATCAAAGCTGTGCACCGGCTTCCCGTCGGGCAGGGTGATCGCGACGGCGTCCCCGTCGGCGGTGGCGGCCATCTTCAGCAGTCCCCGCCACAGCCGGGGGTTCTTGGCGCTGGCGATCCTGCCGGTCTCCCGGTCGACCACCGCCCAGCGCCGGTCCCCGCGCACTCCGGCGGCGGTCAGCTCGGCCGCGGCGAGATCTTCGCCCAGCATCGACTTGACCGGATGGCGCCGCAGCTCCGCGACGGCGGTCACGGGGTGCGCCGCGGGACGCGGGAGTAGTCCTGGCCCTCGATCTTGGTGACGTCGTCGGCGGCCACCCGGGCGGTGCGGCCCTGCTGGGCCTCGCCCTCGATCTCGATCCAGGCGATGTCCGCCTCCCACGCCCCGTCCGGTGTCCGTTCCCAGGCGAGCAGGTACGCGGAACCGTTCGCGGTGCGCGAGTGGACCATCGGCGGCACGTAGGGCATGGAAATCTTTTACCCGACCACTGTGACATCCGCTCGCCGATCATCGCCCTTTCTCACGACCGCTCCCTCGAACGGGCGGCCGGGAGGCGGCCCAGCAGATCCGCGGAGTCGGTCAGGGCGGGGGAGCGGTGGAGTCCCGGACGATCAGTTCGCCGGGCAGTGAACGCGACGGCGGGCTCCCGCCCTCCAGCAGGTCCAGCAGGGTCGCCATGCCCACCGCGCCCAGCTCCTCGGCGGGCAGCCGGACCGTGGTCAGCTCTGGTTCCAGGGCGGTCGCCAGCAGGATGTCGTCGAACCCGGTGATCGAGACGTCGGCGGGCACCTCCAGGCCCAGCGTCCGGGCCGCCTTGTAGGCCCCGGCGGCGATCTGGTCGTCGTCGCACACCAGCACGGTGGGCCGCTCGGGACGGTCCAGCAGGCCGGCCGCCGCGTCCCGGGCGGCGGCCACGTCGATGGCCGTGGCCGCCCGGGTCAGCCGCCCGCCCGCCGCGACCACCGTCTCCACCAGCGCGCGGCCCCGCGAACGGAACGTCCACTCGTCCACCCCGGCGGCCACGTGCCCCACGTACCGGTGGCCCAGCCCCAGCACGTGCCGGGCCACCCGCCGCATCCCGTCGGCGACGTCGAAGTCCACCGTCGGGGCCGCCCCGGCGGGGTCGCTGTCGAGCATCACCACCGGGGTCCCGGCGAACTCGCTGAGCGCCTCGACCGCCATCGACGAGGCCAGCAGCCCGTCGATGGCCTCCTGCGGGGCGGCGAACGGGCTGTCGGCGGGCCCCGAGCCGTCCGGCCAGGGATAGACCACGATGCGGAAGCCGTGCTCGGCCGCCACCCGCGCCGCCCCGGTGTAGAGCGCGCCGAAGAACGGGCTGGACAGCGTGGGCAGCACCAGCAGCACCGTGCGGGTGCGGCCCAGCCGCAGGCTGCGGGCCGCCTGGTTGGGCCGGTAGCCGAGCCGGGCGGCGGCCTCCTGGACGGTCTCGGCGGTGGCCGCCGATACCCGTCCCGCCCACTTGCCGGCCAGCACCAGCGACACGGTGGACTGCGACACCCCGGCCAGCTGCGCCACGTCCCGGCTGGTCGGTCGGGCGGCCGAACGGCTCGTCACGGGGGCCTCCTGGCTGAACGGACGAGAAACAGAGTAGAGCCGCGGCCCCGTTCAGTGATACGTATGACGGAAGCGAAGTAATACGTATGACCAATCGATCTCGGGACGAGGGGGGCCGGTGCGCGCCTACGCGACATTCCTACGGCTGCCGTACGCCGCCAGGCTGCTGGGCGGGACGCTGCTCGGGCGGCTGCCGAACGGCATGGGCGCGCTGGCGATCGTGCTGCACGTACGGGCCGAGGGCGGCGGCTACCCGATGGCCGGGACGCTGGCCGCGGTCTACGGGCTGGCCACCGCCGCGGGCCAGCCGGTGCTCGGCCGCGCCATGGACCGGCTCGGCCAGCCCCGCGTGCTCACCGCCTCCGCCTGGGCCGCCGCCGTGGGCTTCGTGCTGCTGGCGCTGACCGGGATCGACCCGCTGCCGCTCGCGGTCGCGGCGGTGGTGCTCGCCGGCTTCGCCACCCCGCCGCTGGAGGCCGGGCTGCGCGCGCTGTGGCCCGCCGTCCTGCCCGGCCCCGCCCACGTCCGCGCCGCCTACGCGCTCGACGCGGCCTCCCAGGAGGTGCTGTTCACCGTCGGCCCGCTGATCGTGGTGGCCGCCGCCGCGCTGTCCACCGAGGCCGCGCTGTGGCTCACCGGCGTCCTCGGCATCGCCGGCACCCTCGTGGTCACCTCGTCCCGGCCGTCCCGCCAGTGGCGCGGCGAGCCGCGCGCCGCCGACTGGGCCGGGCCGCTGCGCTCGGCGGGCCTGCGCACCATCCTGATCTCCCTGGCCTGCGCGGGCATCGCCCTCGGCGTCTACAGCGTGGCGGTCGTCGCCTACGCCGAGCGGATCGGCATGGAGGCCGCCTCCGGTCTGCTGCTGGCCGCCATGTCGGCCGGTGCCCTGACCGGCGGCCTGGTGTACGGGGCCCGCCCGTGGCCGGGCGAGGACCACCGCCGCCTGCCCTGGCTGCTGGCCGGCCTGGCGGCGGGCTACCTGCCGCTGACGCTCGCCCCCGGGCCGCCGATCATGCTGCCGCTGGCGTTCGCCTCCGGCGTCTTCCTGGCCCCCGTCCTGGCCTGCAGCTTCACCCTGGTCGACCGGCTGGCCCCGCGCGGCACCGTCACCGAGGCGTTCGCCTGGATCGTCGCCGCCATCGGGGCCGGCGCCGCCCTCGGCTCCGCGGTCTCGGGCATCGGCCAGGACCTGGCGGGCGTCCCCGGCGCGTTCGCCGGTGCCGGCGCCGGCGGCCTGCTGGCCCTGATCACCTGCCTGGCCGCCCACCGCACCCTGCACCCCGACGCCCCACTCACCCGCCCCCCGTCACAGGTGACCGCGGACGAGCTCCACTGACCGTTCCCGCGACCCGGCCGCGACCGCGCCGCCGGAGGGCGCCACCGCCCGCGCGATCACCGGCCGGTTCGGCGTCGAGGAGGCCGGCGCCGCGATCACCGCCGTGCCGCAGGCCGGCGTCCCGGCCGGCGGGCGGGCGCCCGTCAGATCCAGGAGTCGAACCAGATCCGGGCGTCCCAGTCCCCGAACGGGATCACCTTCGCCGCCAGCACCGGGTACAGGTAGGCGAAGTTGACCAGCACCAGCAGCAGGTAGGCCCCGGCGACCGCCGCTCCCACGACCCGCCGCTGCTCCGAGGGCACGACCTGCGGGTTCTTGGCCAGGCTGACCGGGCGCGGCCGGGCCGGGCCGATCAGCAGGCCCAGCGCCAGCGCCACCGCCAGCGCCATGAACGGCAGCATCGGCGTGGCGTAGAACAGGAACATCGTGCGGTCGCGGAACGCCGGCACGAACCACGGCAGCCAGCCCGCCAGGTAGCCCGCCAGGATCGCCCCGGCCCGCCAGTCCCGCCGCACCAGCCACAGCACGACCAGCGCCGACAGCGCGATCAGCGCCCCCCACCAGAACGCCGGGGTGCCGATGCCGAGGATCTCCTTGGCGCACCGGCCGGCGTCGCACCCGGCCTGCGGCTCGGTGTAGTAGAACGCCACCGGCCGGCGCAGGATCGGCCAGTCCCACGGCCACGACTGGTAGGTGTGCGGCGTGGAGAGCCCGTTGTGGAAGCCGAAGATCTCCTTGTGGTAGTTCCACAGGTCCGGCAGGGCCTCCAGCGGCCGCAGCAGCGGGTTGTCGGCCACCGGGCCGCGTCCCCAGCCGCCCGGCCGGAAGATCCACCCCCACCACGACGCCAGGTAGACCACGCCCGCCAGCGGCACCAGCAGCACGAACGCCGGGAGCCCGTCCAGCAGGACCGCCCCGGCGTAGGGGTTGCGGATCCGGGCGGCGCGGCGGGCGCCCATGTCCCACAGCACCACCATGATCCCGAACGCGGCGACGTAGTACAGCCCGGTCCACTTGGTGGCGCAGGCCAGCCCCAGGCAGATCCCGGCCGGGATCCGCCACCAGTGCATCACGAACGGCCCCAGCGGCGTCGTCGCCCCGTCCCGCTCCACCAGGTCGGCCAGCCTGCGCCGGGACACGTCCCGGTCGATCACCAGGCACGCGAACGCCGCCAGCACCCAGAACATCACGAAGACGTCCAGCAGCGCCGTCCGGCTGGCCACGAACGCCAGCCCGTCGACGGCCAGCAGGAACCCGGCCGCGCAGCCCAGCAGCGTCGAGCCGGTCATCCGGCGGCCCACCCGGCACAGGATCAGCACCGACAGCGTCCCGATCAGCGCCGGCATGAACCGCCAGCCGAACGGGGTGGCCTGGAACAGCCACTCGCCGACCGCGATCATCCACTTGCCGGCCGGGGGATGGGCGATGAACGCCGGCCCCTCGCCCCAGATGTCGGCGTTCGGCCCCTGCTCGATCAGCATGCGGTCGGCGTCCTTGACCGCGTTGTGCTCCCAGCCGAACTCCAGCAGCGCCAGCGAGTCCTTGGCGTAGTAGGTCTCGTCGAACACCACCGCGTTCGGCACCGCGAGCCGGTCGAACCGCAGGAACCCCGCGAACGCCGTCACCAGCAGCGGCAGGACCCAGCCCCAGACCCGGCCCTCCGGCACCGCCGGGGCCAGCCAGTCCCGCAGCCTGACGACCCTGGCGCGCACCGGCTGGGCCTGCCCATGGTGCTCGCTCTGCTCGCGCGGCTCGGGGGCCTCCAACGCGCGGTCCTCCCTCGTCGACTTCAAGATCGCTCGATCCTCACGATCTCGACGCCTCCTCGGTCCAGACCGCGCGGGCCCGCTGGCGGGTGGCCCTCAGTACCGGCATGTGCAAGATCCTCGGGGGAGACGGAAGCGCGACGAGCACAACAATATGCTCTTGGGGTGGGGACTGCGGGAGTCGGAACGCTGATCTTGGCCGGGGCGCCGATCGGCCGGGCGCAGGACGCCTCCCCCCGGCTGCGGGAGGCGCTGGCGGACGCGCAGGTGATCGCGGCCGAGGACACCCGCCGGCTGCGCCGGCTGGCCGCCGACCTCGGGGTGCGGCCCGCCGGGCGGGTGGTGTCCTACTACGACCAGAACGAGCGGGGCCGCGCCGCCGAGCTGGTCGAGGAGCTGAAGGCCGGACGGGACGTGCTGGTGGTCACCGACGCCGGCATGCCCGGGGTGTCCGACCCCGGATACCGGCTGGTGACGGCCGCGGTCGAGGCCGGCGTCCCGGTGACCGCGCTGCCCGGCCCGTCGGCGGTGACGACCGCGCTGGTGATCTCCGGGCTGCCGTGCGACCGGTTCTGCTTCGAGGGGTTCCCGCCCCGCAGGCCGGGGGAGCGCGCCCGCGCCCTGGCGCGGCTGGCCGGCGAGCCCCGCACCATGGTGTTCTTCGAGGCCCCGCACCGGCTGGCCGCCACCCTGGCGGCGATGGCCGAGGCGTTCGGCGCGGACCGGCCCGCCGCCGTCTGCCGGGAGCTGACCAAGACCTACGAGGAGATCCGGCGCGGCCCGCTCGGGGAGCTGGCGGCCTGGGCCGAGGCGGGCGTCAAGGGCGAGATCACCATCGTGGTCGGCGGCGCCCCCGCCCCCCGGGCGGTCACCGACCCCGCCGAGCTGGCCGCCGCCGTCGCCGCCCTGGAACGCGAGGGCACCCCCCGCAAGGCGGCCATCGCCGAGGTCGCGCAACGCAACGACCTGCCCAAACGGGTCGTCTACGACGCCGTCGTCGCCGCCCGCCGCTGAGGCGCCCCCCTCGCGGCGACGACCCCGGAAAAGGTCAGGCCGCCCCCACCCCTGTCAACACGCCCGCCGCGGGGGGACAATTGAGGGGACGGGGCGATGCGACGGGCCACCACCGGAGGTGAGGGCTCGTGCGCGACATGTGGACCAGCCACGAGACCTGGGTCTACCAGTGCTGCCGGTGCTCGGCCACCTGGCACGAGGACTACGACGTCCGGCACTTCGACGACGGGCACGGCCGGGAGGCGGCCGTCTACCAGCAGGCGGGGCAGCAGACCACGCCGCCGTGGTACGACCACGAGTGCCCGGAGTGCCACAGCGCGAACGTCAGGGCGTTCACCGGGTTCTGGAACGAGCCGATCCCGGTGCGCAACCGCGGTCACGCCGAGGACCTGGCCCTGGTGTCCAGGCTGCGCCGGATGGGGGCGTACTGACGGCTCCCGCGGGGCCCGCCGGTCAGGACGACGAGGCGACGGCGGGCCGTTCCGGCGTGCCCTCCCGCGCTCCCGCGTCCACGCCGGCGGCGGCCTCCCGGCGCGCCCGCCGCCGCGACGACGCGGCCCCCAGCGGACCGGCGAACGCCATGCCCGCGGCCAGCGACGCCAGCGGCACCGCCGGCAGCACGTACCGGTAGTCGAACTCGGCGGTCGCCGCCGGCGCCAGCAGCAGCCCCGTCGCCAGCGTCCACGGCAGGAACGCCGCCCCGCCGAACCGCCGCCACAGCGGGGCCATCCCCGCCAGCCCCACCAGCAGCAGCACCCCGACCATCGTGCCGCGCAGGTACACGTGGTCCTGGTAGACCCGGACGAGGTGCCCGAACGGCTCGACCACCCGGGGCTGCGCCGACCCCCGCTCGTACTCGTCGGCCACGTCGGCGGCGGTGGAGTCGGCGTCCATCGACCAGGTCGGCAGCGGCTGCGGCGACTTCTCGAACTCGTACAGCCGGTAGGTCTTCAGGTCCGGGAACACCTCGCGCTCCCAGCGGAACGTCCGGAAGAAGTCCCCGGCCACCACGGTCGCGTAGTCGCCCGGCTGCGCCACGATCGCCTTGCGGGAGAAGCCCCCGGCGATCTCGTTCTGCCGGGGCCCGAACCGCATGTCCACCACCCGCTTGAGCGGGGACCGCCGGTCCCAGATGCCGTCCTGGGAGTTGGGCAGCTTGTTGTCCGGCAGCACGCACAGCTGCTGCTCGTCGACCGTCAGGTCCGGGATCTTGCGGCAGTCGGCGAACTTGTAGGCCCGGGCGAACAGGAACACCCCGTTGCTCTCGGTCATCGCGAACTTGCCGTGCACCTGGGAGTACCAGCCCATGTACGCGGCCACCGGCAGCGCGCAGGCCGCCAGCGTCACCGCGATCGTCCGCCAGCCGACCCGCCGCAGCACCATGAACACGCAGATCCCCAGCAGCACCGGCAGGCCGACCGACCGGGTCAGCCACGCCGCCGCCACCAGCAGCCCCACCCCGGCGGCGGCCTTCGGGCCGGGCCGCTCGTTCCACAGCAGCAGCGTCACCGCGGCCGTCACCCAGAAGATGAACGGCGCGTCCGACAGCACCAGGTGCTCCAGCTGGATCTGGTAGGCGTCCAACAGGACGGGGGCGGCGGCCAGCGCCGCGCCCCACCCGGGCAGCCCGAACCTGCGCCGCAGCAGCGCGTAGATCATCACGCCGGTGGCCAGCCCCATCAGGTGCTGGACGGCGGCCACCACCGCGAAGCTGTGCAGCGGCTCCAGGGCCAGCAGCAGGAACGAGTACCCGGAGGGACGCAGCGGATGGGGATAGGGGTCCAGTGCGGCGTGCAGGTAGTCGAAGCTGTCGTTGAAGAACACCGCCGGCCGGTAGGCCAGCATCGCCGCCAGCCGCACCAGCACCGCTATGGCGATGATCACACTGAACGCCGGATGCCGCCCGATCAGTGCCCGCACCCGCGCCGGCAGGGCGCGCCAGGACGGATCACCGTCCACCCCGGTGGCCGCCGATCTGCTCAATTGCCGACCCCAACCTCTCCGGGCCGTGCTGCCCGTATGCTTGTCCCTCAAGCCTGCCGCCTGTCGCTGTTGCGGCGAGGGCGATCGTGTTGCGACTTCGCAACACGATACGGACGCCGACGGGCGGAGCGGACACCTGCTCCGGCCCGGCCGTGGGCCGTGCATCATGGAGTGCGGCCGTCCGTGGAACGCATCAAGAGTAAATGACGAACACCCAAGACGGTCACCAGCGGTAACGAAGGAGATCTCCGTGGAACTGTCCGTGGTGATGCCGTGTCTGAACGAGGCCGAGACGATCGAGACCTGCGTGCGCAAGGCGGTCGGCTTCTTCGCGGAGCACGGCATCGACGGCGAGGTCGTCATCGCCGACAACGGCAGCACCGACGGCAGCCAGCAACTCGCCCGGGCGGCCGGGGCGCGCGTCGTGCCGGTGGCCGACAAGGGCTACGGCAACGCCCTGATGGGCGGCATCCGGGCGGCCCGCGGCCGGTACGTCGTGATGGGCGACGCCGACGACTCCTAC is a genomic window containing:
- a CDS encoding dolichyl-phosphate-mannose--protein mannosyltransferase; translated protein: MKSTREDRALEAPEPREQSEHHGQAQPVRARVVRLRDWLAPAVPEGRVWGWVLPLLVTAFAGFLRFDRLAVPNAVVFDETYYAKDSLALLEFGWEHNAVKDADRMLIEQGPNADIWGEGPAFIAHPPAGKWMIAVGEWLFQATPFGWRFMPALIGTLSVLILCRVGRRMTGSTLLGCAAGFLLAVDGLAFVASRTALLDVFVMFWVLAAFACLVIDRDVSRRRLADLVERDGATTPLGPFVMHWWRIPAGICLGLACATKWTGLYYVAAFGIMVVLWDMGARRAARIRNPYAGAVLLDGLPAFVLLVPLAGVVYLASWWGWIFRPGGWGRGPVADNPLLRPLEALPDLWNYHKEIFGFHNGLSTPHTYQSWPWDWPILRRPVAFYYTEPQAGCDAGRCAKEILGIGTPAFWWGALIALSALVVLWLVRRDWRAGAILAGYLAGWLPWFVPAFRDRTMFLFYATPMLPFMALAVALALGLLIGPARPRPVSLAKNPQVVPSEQRRVVGAAVAGAYLLLVLVNFAYLYPVLAAKVIPFGDWDARIWFDSWI
- the rsmI gene encoding 16S rRNA (cytidine(1402)-2'-O)-methyltransferase, which gives rise to MGTAGVGTLILAGAPIGRAQDASPRLREALADAQVIAAEDTRRLRRLAADLGVRPAGRVVSYYDQNERGRAAELVEELKAGRDVLVVTDAGMPGVSDPGYRLVTAAVEAGVPVTALPGPSAVTTALVISGLPCDRFCFEGFPPRRPGERARALARLAGEPRTMVFFEAPHRLAATLAAMAEAFGADRPAAVCRELTKTYEEIRRGPLGELAAWAEAGVKGEITIVVGGAPAPRAVTDPAELAAAVAALEREGTPRKAAIAEVAQRNDLPKRVVYDAVVAARR
- a CDS encoding phospholipid carrier-dependent glycosyltransferase produces the protein MSRSAATGVDGDPSWRALPARVRALIGRHPAFSVIIAIAVLVRLAAMLAYRPAVFFNDSFDYLHAALDPYPHPLRPSGYSFLLLALEPLHSFAVVAAVQHLMGLATGVMIYALLRRRFGLPGWGAALAAAPVLLDAYQIQLEHLVLSDAPFIFWVTAAVTLLLWNERPGPKAAAGVGLLVAAAWLTRSVGLPVLLGICVFMVLRRVGWRTIAVTLAACALPVAAYMGWYSQVHGKFAMTESNGVFLFARAYKFADCRKIPDLTVDEQQLCVLPDNKLPNSQDGIWDRRSPLKRVVDMRFGPRQNEIAGGFSRKAIVAQPGDYATVVAGDFFRTFRWEREVFPDLKTYRLYEFEKSPQPLPTWSMDADSTAADVADEYERGSAQPRVVEPFGHLVRVYQDHVYLRGTMVGVLLLVGLAGMAPLWRRFGGAAFLPWTLATGLLLAPAATAEFDYRYVLPAVPLASLAAGMAFAGPLGAASSRRRARREAAAGVDAGAREGTPERPAVASSS